The proteins below come from a single Salvelinus fontinalis isolate EN_2023a chromosome 1, ASM2944872v1, whole genome shotgun sequence genomic window:
- the LOC129825046 gene encoding homeobox protein SIX3-like, translating into MVFRSPLELFPAHLLLPRMLLPEELPACAPASALPGLRFSAAQVAGVCETLEETGDVERLARFLWSLPVAPGGACFITEHESVWRARAVVAFHTGNYLELYCILENHSFMRRASHGKLQAMWLEAHYREAERLRGRSLGPVDKYRIRKKFPLPRTIWDGETNTHCFKERTRGLLRERYLQDPYPDPARKRELARATGLTPTQVGNWFKNRRQRDRAAANKNRLAYHGMRPGAMLALARTECSPTGSACSPEMILSVMDSDSDSDI; encoded by the exons ATGGTGTTCAGATCCCCGCTAGAGCTCTTTCCCGCCCATCTCCTCCTGCCCCGCATGCTCTTACCGGAGGAACTCCCTGCTTGCGCACCTGCCTCTGCTCTCCCTGGGCTCCGTTTCTCCGCagcgcag GTGGCAGGTGTGTGTGAGACTCTGGAGGAGACCGGGGACGTCGAGCGGCTCGCGCGGTTTCTGTGGTCCCTGCCGGTGGCCCCAGGTGGTGCATGCTTCATTACAGAGCACGAGTCCGTCTGGAGGGCGCGTGCCGTGGTCGCCTTTCACACCGGTAACTACCTCGAACTCTACTGCATCCTGGAGAACCACAGCTTTATGCGCCGCGCCTCGCACGGTAAACTACAGGCCATGTGGCTCGAGGCGCACTACCGGGAGGCTGAGAGGCTGCGCGGGCGGTCGCTGGGCCCGGTGGACAAATACCGTATCAGGAAGAAGTTCCCTTTGCCGAGAACCATCTGGGACGGCGAGACGAACACACACTGCTTCaag GAGCGGACGCGGGGCCTGCTGCGGGAACGGTACCTCCAGGACCCCTACCCAGACCCCGCGAGGAAAAGGGAGCTGGCGCGCGCCACCGGGCTCACTCCAACACAGGTCGGGAACTGGTTCAAGAACCGGAGACAGAGAGACCGCGCAGCCGCCAACAAGAACag GCTCGCGTACCACGGGATGCGACCGGGAGCCATGCTCGCTCTGGCCAGGACAGAATGCAGCCCCACCGGAAGTGCATGCAGCCCGGAGATGATCCTCTCGGTAATGGACAGCGACTCTGACTCTGACATCTGA